A single Acidaminococcus sp. DNA region contains:
- the citF gene encoding citrate lyase subunit alpha: MKNAVGRDIPDGLLAQTGKDIFRGSFHKDGILYQKAVHKARAQVSPRRSKVKASLREALLSCNLHDGMTFGFHHHFREGDYVVSLVMDAVHELGLKDITICASSLGKAQESIVPYIEDGTITGIESSGVRGKIGEAISTGKLKNLAIMRSHGGRVRAIESGETHIDIAFIGAPTCDPMGNCRAVGGKSDCGVLSYSMVDAQYADYVIAITDTLVPFPNIPASISMVDVDAVVVVDAIGDPQKIATGPAKPTTDMRKLLMARYTTEFLVHTPFYKDGFTYQTGAGGASLASTGYLAEHMRRDGIHMGLALGGITKTMCDMMDEGLIDRIVDAQVFDTGAIESIKAHPDRHIEISTSEYADPFNKGSYVNNLDFVILASLEVDTHFNCNVVVDSSGMITGAQGGHPDTAAGARCTIVVVPLLQSRIPAVRTECTTITTPGETVDVVVTDYGIAINPRRQDLMEAMKDVDLPFCTIEELRDRAYAIAGTPDPVRFKDHIVGIIEARDGSIIDIVRQIDPVVQI, translated from the coding sequence ATGAAAAATGCAGTCGGCCGTGACATTCCAGATGGACTTCTCGCTCAAACGGGAAAAGATATTTTCCGGGGCAGTTTCCATAAGGACGGAATCCTTTATCAAAAGGCTGTCCACAAGGCACGGGCCCAGGTAAGTCCCCGGCGCAGTAAAGTGAAAGCCTCCCTGCGTGAAGCGCTTCTATCCTGTAATCTCCACGATGGCATGACCTTCGGGTTTCACCATCATTTCCGGGAAGGCGACTATGTCGTTTCCCTTGTCATGGATGCCGTTCACGAACTTGGTCTTAAAGATATCACCATATGTGCCAGCTCCCTTGGCAAGGCCCAGGAATCCATCGTTCCCTACATCGAGGACGGAACCATTACGGGCATCGAATCATCCGGTGTCCGCGGTAAAATTGGTGAAGCCATCTCCACGGGCAAGCTGAAGAATCTTGCCATTATGCGGAGCCATGGCGGCCGCGTACGTGCCATCGAATCGGGAGAGACCCACATTGATATTGCCTTCATCGGAGCTCCCACCTGCGACCCGATGGGAAATTGCCGGGCTGTGGGAGGAAAGAGCGACTGCGGTGTACTGAGCTATTCTATGGTGGACGCGCAATACGCTGATTACGTCATAGCGATTACAGATACACTAGTACCCTTTCCCAATATCCCCGCTTCCATTTCCATGGTCGACGTCGATGCTGTCGTTGTAGTTGATGCCATCGGGGATCCCCAAAAGATTGCCACGGGGCCTGCCAAACCGACGACAGACATGCGCAAGCTCCTTATGGCTCGCTATACTACAGAGTTTTTGGTCCACACCCCCTTTTATAAAGATGGATTTACCTACCAGACAGGTGCCGGCGGGGCCTCTCTCGCCTCTACGGGATACCTCGCCGAGCACATGCGTAGGGACGGAATCCATATGGGCCTTGCCCTGGGAGGCATCACGAAGACCATGTGCGACATGATGGACGAGGGACTCATCGACCGCATCGTCGATGCCCAGGTCTTTGACACAGGTGCCATCGAGAGCATCAAGGCCCATCCCGACCGTCACATTGAGATTTCCACCAGCGAATATGCTGACCCCTTCAACAAGGGATCTTATGTCAATAACCTGGACTTTGTCATCCTGGCTTCTCTCGAAGTAGATACCCACTTCAACTGCAATGTGGTCGTCGATTCAAGCGGCATGATTACAGGCGCCCAGGGCGGTCATCCGGATACGGCCGCCGGAGCCCGCTGTACGATCGTCGTTGTCCCCCTCCTGCAAAGCCGCATCCCAGCGGTACGGACAGAATGCACGACCATCACGACCCCGGGAGAAACGGTGGATGTTGTCGTCACGGATTACGGCATCGCCATCAATCCCAGGCGGCAGGACCTGATGGAAGCCATGAAAGACGTTGACCTTCCCTTCTGTACTATCGAGGAGCTGCGCGACCGAGCCTACGCCATCGCGGGCACACCCGATCCCGTCCGCTTCAAGGACCACATTGTTGGGATTATTGAAGCTCGTGACGGCAGTATCATCGATATCGTTCGGCAGATTGATCCTGTCGTTCAGATATAA
- a CDS encoding 2-hydroxycarboxylate transporter family protein yields the protein MSDEKKKSFTPFGLKWQLCLGFIVIILAGAWTGSLSTDLAGGFAFMLALGIIFNEIGERIPFWNSYIGGGLVLTFIASAYLFTNKLIPAKYAKTVSLVMDDADFLSFFIVFLICGSILGLEKKLLLRSFAGYLPAIFGGLIGAAILGIAGGFIFGIDPQNILLNYVLPIMGGGNGAGAVPLSQIYETITGDKAANYYTFAITILTIANIFAILTAALLDQLGHKHPELTGDGNTLMRTSGKEVEAEKTDAIPTIKDIGGAFFMGVGFYAAGRLMGKAILPTVFGVAIHPFAWMIILVTIAAMLGIVPEKTKAAAKRLQSFMSSCLVLVIMVGVGADTNLNQLIAAINPSNVVIAFLIVVGAIIGSAIVGNLVGFYPIDSAITAGLCMANRGGSGDLAVLGASHRMGLIAYAQLSSRLGGGIVLIIGSVLFGAFLK from the coding sequence ATGAGCGACGAAAAAAAGAAAAGTTTTACCCCCTTTGGCTTGAAATGGCAATTGTGCCTCGGGTTCATTGTCATCATCCTGGCAGGGGCATGGACCGGTTCGCTGAGCACGGACCTGGCCGGCGGATTTGCCTTCATGTTGGCTCTTGGTATTATCTTTAATGAAATCGGTGAACGAATTCCGTTCTGGAACTCCTACATCGGCGGCGGTCTGGTACTTACCTTTATTGCATCGGCTTATTTATTTACCAACAAGTTGATTCCGGCCAAGTACGCAAAAACTGTTAGCCTGGTCATGGATGATGCCGACTTCCTGAGCTTCTTCATCGTCTTCCTGATTTGCGGTTCTATCCTGGGTCTGGAAAAGAAGCTCCTTCTGAGATCCTTTGCCGGATACCTGCCGGCTATCTTCGGCGGCCTCATTGGTGCTGCTATTCTCGGTATTGCAGGCGGCTTCATTTTTGGGATTGATCCTCAAAACATCCTCCTGAACTACGTACTTCCTATCATGGGCGGCGGCAACGGCGCCGGTGCAGTTCCTCTGTCTCAGATTTATGAAACCATTACAGGCGATAAGGCGGCAAACTACTACACCTTCGCTATTACCATTCTGACCATTGCAAATATCTTCGCCATCCTGACGGCAGCCCTTCTGGATCAGCTTGGTCATAAACATCCTGAACTCACCGGTGACGGCAACACGCTGATGCGCACCTCCGGTAAAGAAGTTGAAGCTGAAAAGACCGATGCTATTCCGACCATCAAGGATATTGGCGGTGCCTTCTTCATGGGCGTTGGCTTCTATGCAGCAGGCCGTCTGATGGGCAAAGCTATTCTGCCGACGGTCTTCGGTGTTGCTATTCACCCGTTCGCCTGGATGATCATCCTTGTCACCATCGCTGCTATGCTGGGTATTGTTCCTGAAAAGACCAAGGCCGCTGCTAAGCGCCTGCAGTCCTTCATGAGCTCCTGCCTGGTACTCGTCATCATGGTCGGCGTCGGTGCCGACACGAACCTGAACCAGCTGATTGCTGCTATCAACCCGAGCAACGTTGTTATTGCGTTCCTCATCGTTGTAGGTGCCATCATCGGTTCCGCTATCGTTGGTAACCTCGTTGGTTTTTATCCGATCGACTCTGCTATTACGGCCGGCCTCTGCATGGCTAACCGTGGTGGTTCCGGTGACCTCGCCGTTCTGGGTGCTTCTCACCGTATGGGCCTGATTGCTTATGCACAGCTCTCCAGCCGTCTTGGCGGTGGTATCGTACTGATTATCGGTTCCGTACTGTTCGGTGCTTTCCTGAAATAA
- a CDS encoding lactate utilization protein, which produces MLPEEKERNRKVAQKVIAGLRSRNMEGYFVETKEEALGLALDLIPQGSSVSWGGTHSVEEIGLKDVLVHGHYTVFNPFTKKTPEEKREMMLKAHSCDTFLSSTNAITEDGILVNMDGNSNRVSCIAYGPKTVLMIVGMNKVTKNLEHAVLRTRNVAAPINAQHFPHIKTPCKVNGACADCKSPDTLCCNLLITRYSREKGRIKVILVNENLGF; this is translated from the coding sequence ATGCTGCCGGAAGAAAAAGAACGCAACCGGAAGGTTGCTCAAAAAGTCATTGCGGGCCTCAGAAGCCGCAATATGGAAGGCTATTTTGTCGAGACAAAGGAAGAGGCACTGGGCCTTGCGCTGGATCTCATTCCGCAGGGGTCGAGTGTCAGCTGGGGCGGAACTCATTCTGTTGAGGAAATCGGTTTGAAAGACGTTCTTGTCCACGGCCACTATACGGTCTTTAATCCGTTTACGAAGAAAACTCCGGAAGAAAAACGGGAAATGATGCTGAAAGCCCATAGCTGCGATACATTCCTGTCGAGTACCAATGCCATTACGGAAGATGGCATCCTGGTGAATATGGACGGCAATTCCAACCGTGTGTCCTGCATTGCCTACGGTCCCAAGACGGTTCTCATGATTGTGGGTATGAACAAAGTTACGAAGAACCTGGAACACGCCGTCCTCAGGACGCGGAACGTGGCCGCACCTATTAATGCACAGCATTTTCCTCATATCAAGACCCCGTGTAAAGTAAATGGTGCCTGCGCTGACTGTAAATCCCCTGATACGCTCTGCTGCAACCTTCTCATCACGCGCTATTCCCGTGAGAAGGGACGCATTAAGGTGATTCTGGTGAACGAAAACCTTGGGTTCTGA
- a CDS encoding TRAP transporter large permease, translating to MIILFTLALLILLAIGVPVAFSLGASGLLGMLLFMPGDGVLEQIPILAYKALDDFVLCAVPLYILMSAILLKGHVGSDLFELGNKWLGHLPGGLGIATIVACGIFAAITGSSVACAVTIGAMAIPEMLKRGYDRSVVLGAVAGGGTLGILIPPSIPMILYGSITGESIGQLFMSGVIPGVLMTLFFIIIVVHQSKHLALQPKAPFKERMKALRSSIWGLFLPILVVGGIYTGAFTPTEAAAVGTVYSLFITFVIYRTLSFRDLPGILMDTVGTSAMIFAIMVGASLFGFVLTILQVPQALTTMVTEVDVSRWVFFLLINILLLFLGCILETVSIIFITVPILYPVIKQLGFDPIWFNVVMQINMEMALITPPVGMNLFVLKGVSPDSRMEDIIRGVIPYICVMALGILVICFFPELATWLPSIVK from the coding sequence ATGATTATTCTTTTTACACTTGCCTTGCTGATCCTTCTTGCCATCGGTGTTCCTGTGGCCTTTTCCCTCGGAGCATCAGGCCTTCTGGGCATGCTGCTCTTTATGCCCGGCGACGGCGTCCTGGAACAGATTCCAATCCTTGCTTATAAGGCACTGGATGATTTCGTGCTGTGTGCCGTGCCGCTCTACATCCTCATGAGTGCCATTCTGCTCAAGGGACATGTAGGCTCCGACCTCTTTGAACTCGGCAATAAGTGGCTCGGTCACCTTCCCGGCGGTCTCGGTATTGCAACGATTGTTGCCTGCGGCATCTTTGCTGCTATTACAGGATCCAGTGTGGCCTGTGCGGTCACGATTGGGGCCATGGCAATTCCGGAAATGCTGAAGCGCGGCTATGACCGCTCTGTCGTTCTTGGTGCAGTCGCCGGCGGCGGGACGCTGGGCATCCTTATTCCGCCTTCGATTCCGATGATTCTCTACGGCTCCATTACGGGAGAATCCATTGGGCAGTTGTTCATGAGCGGCGTCATCCCCGGCGTTTTGATGACTCTTTTCTTCATTATCATTGTGGTGCACCAATCGAAACATCTGGCTCTTCAGCCCAAGGCACCTTTCAAGGAACGCATGAAGGCCCTCAGGTCATCCATTTGGGGCCTTTTCCTTCCGATTCTTGTTGTGGGCGGTATTTATACAGGCGCCTTTACGCCGACTGAAGCGGCTGCTGTAGGGACGGTTTATTCCCTTTTCATTACTTTTGTAATTTACCGGACCCTGAGCTTCCGCGACCTTCCGGGAATCCTCATGGATACCGTCGGAACTTCGGCCATGATCTTTGCCATTATGGTCGGAGCCTCTCTGTTCGGCTTCGTCCTTACCATCCTTCAGGTTCCGCAGGCCCTCACGACGATGGTGACAGAAGTGGATGTAAGCCGCTGGGTATTCTTCCTCCTGATCAATATCCTGCTTCTCTTTTTGGGGTGCATCCTCGAAACGGTTTCCATTATCTTTATTACCGTTCCTATTCTGTACCCGGTCATCAAACAGCTGGGGTTTGATCCCATCTGGTTCAACGTTGTGATGCAGATTAACATGGAAATGGCTCTTATCACGCCTCCTGTCGGCATGAACCTCTTTGTCCTCAAAGGCGTAAGCCCTGACAGCCGGATGGAAGATATCATCCGCGGGGTTATCCCGTATATCTGCGTCATGGCTCTGGGAATCCTTGTGATTTGCTTCTTCCCGGAACTGGCAACCTGGCTTCCCAGCATCGTGAAGTAG
- a CDS encoding TRAP transporter small permease, with protein sequence MKAFNRFLDVITRITGIMAGILLFIPVFAIFYEVISRGVFNQPTEWATEISTYCVLMAGFLGMGTALAKGRHIHVDMVISHLSERTNIILRIVSCIICIIFTVIFCWKSAEMAYMSYDLDMLAASTLRMPLWIPQLSLPVGTIVLLLQFVRMLIENVQALASHGEKKGGAAA encoded by the coding sequence ATGAAAGCATTTAATCGTTTCCTTGACGTCATAACGCGCATCACGGGCATTATGGCGGGTATCCTTCTCTTTATTCCCGTGTTTGCGATTTTCTATGAAGTCATTTCTCGTGGGGTCTTTAATCAACCCACAGAGTGGGCGACGGAAATTTCGACCTATTGTGTTCTCATGGCAGGATTTCTGGGGATGGGGACGGCCCTTGCCAAGGGCCGCCACATCCATGTCGATATGGTCATTTCCCATTTGTCAGAGCGCACGAACATCATTCTGCGCATTGTATCCTGCATCATTTGCATTATATTTACTGTCATTTTTTGCTGGAAGTCGGCTGAAATGGCGTACATGTCTTACGACCTGGATATGCTCGCTGCCAGTACCCTGCGCATGCCGCTGTGGATTCCGCAGTTATCCCTGCCGGTCGGGACGATTGTCCTGCTCCTGCAGTTTGTCCGGATGCTGATAGAAAATGTGCAGGCTCTTGCATCCCATGGTGAAAAGAAAGGAGGAGCGGCCGCATGA